A part of Oncorhynchus masou masou isolate Uvic2021 chromosome 21, UVic_Omas_1.1, whole genome shotgun sequence genomic DNA contains:
- the LOC135507698 gene encoding zinc finger and BTB domain-containing protein 18-like, whose translation MATCMIFHTQIASIMEVLANAAVADICKLVDDDYAVFRLEITQSQKENRALRRKLQLLELKVARERVLASRPSSVKILDRHRGTARGEGHQTGGHRSFVKPAGRNTWRDDQPITVDEGSGTSTQHVIVIESVDAEAAGPGVKLERSEGEDPGQSKDIQTGVLPVATEDPTTTPPRTRRSITAVNGTPAAVLKSETDTETITVAQRLLQTGSDHRSDPERLGMGPLDCPPAPGSEYLPVFHHSQKTVNSCGNTDGDALDTGGDDLSCFYTTEMEPGNISLGLERQTDLSRGDWNRYSSSVYSEGCLDKKGEVIAVDEVKVEGDAPLTWNADETHLGEGHSQGRDFLDYRESLETNPNVSSISPLHTLSDRAPVSTSKGPSDSHGILFDQVLNSNNRATAQAHGRGATSGSSKEKRFLCMFCNKGFSCLQKVEIHQRVHTGVKPFSCTQCDMRFAEAGSLKRHQRVHTGEKPYSCTQCHMRFTQAGSLKRHLKVHMGERLFA comes from the exons atGGCGACCTGTATGATTTTTCACACTCAAATCGCCTCCATCATGGAGGtgctagcgaatgcagccgtggcagatatctgtaaactcgtagacgacgactatgcagtgtttcgtttagaaataactcaaagccagaaagaaaacagggcATTGCGGAGGAAACTACAGCTACTGGAACTGAAGGTGGCCCGGGAGCGCGTCCTCGCCAGTCGTCCCAGTAGTGTCAAGATCCTCGACAGACACAGAGGAACGGCAAGAG GTGAAGGACATCAAACTGGAGGCCACAGGAGCTTTGTGAAGCCAGCAGGACGCAATACATGGAGAGATGATCAACCAATCACTGTTGATGAggggagtggaacctcaacccagcacgttatcgtgatagag TCTGTAGATGCAGAGGCTGCAGGGCCTGGGGTCAAGCTGGAGAGGTCTGAGGGAGAGGACCCAGGGCAAAGCAAAGACATCCAGACTGGTGTGCTCCCTGTAGCCACAGAGGACCCCACCACCACGCCGCCCAGAACCCGCCGCAGCATCACGGCTGTCAATGGAACACCGGCCGCTGTCCTCAAGTCCGAGACAGACACTGAGACCATAACTGTAGCACAAAGGCTTTTACAAACAGGATCTGACCACAGATCAGATCCAGAGAGACTGGGGATGGGGCCACTGGACTGTCCTCCTGCTCCTGGCTCAGAGTACTTACCAGTATTTCACCACAGCCAGAAGACTGTTAATTCCTGTGGAAATACTGATGGTGATGCGTTAGACACTGGCGGTGATGATCTGTCTTGTTTTTACACGACAGAGATGGAGCCTGGCAACATATCCttgggtttagagagacagactgatctttctagaggggactggaaccgatacagtagtagtgtatactctgaAGGGTGCCTAGATAAGAAAGGAGAGGTTATAGCGGTAGATGAAGTGAAAGTGGAGGGCGACGCTCCTCTTACATGGAATGCAGATGAGACTCACTTAGGAGAAGGACACTCACAAGGCAGAGATTTCTTAGATTACAGGGAAAGCTTAGAGACAAATCCAAATGTCTCGAGCATCTCCCCTTTACACACGCTCAGTGATCGTGCCCCAGTGTCCACGTCGAAGGGGCCTTCCGATTCACACGGCATCCTTTTCGatcaggtattgaactcaaaCAACAGGGCTACAGCCCAGGCTCACGGAAGGGGAGCAACATCAGGCAGTAGTAAAGAGAAAcggttcctctgcatgttctgtaacaaaggcttcagctgcctccagaaggtggagatccaccagagggtccacacaggtgtgaaacccttcagctgtacccaATGTGACATGCGCTTTGCTGAGGCTGGcagcctgaagaggcaccagagggtccacacaggggagaaaccctacagctgtacccagtgtcacatgcgCTTCACCCAGGCTGGCAGCCTGAAGAGGCACCTGAAGGTCCACATGGGAGAAAGGCTGTTTGCCTga
- the LOC135507697 gene encoding zinc finger protein 8-like, whose amino-acid sequence MANCVVFHTQIASIMEVLANAAVADICKLVDDDYAVFRLEMTRSQKENRALRRKLHLLEPKVARERADRTTRERVLASRPSSVKILDRNRGMARGEGHLTGGYMSFVKQAGHKTCRDDQPITVDEGSRTSTQHVIVIEPADAEAAGPGVKLERSEGEEDPRHSRNIQTGAARVPPVTTEDPSTTLVPPRIRRSITEDSGTQDTILKSETDTLTVTERILHTRSDPEILGLGGLGCRSSPSSEYLLYGNLRTVLSHQDSGNSLQTGNDPSCSYTAETGMIPGDMPVGLDTQTNPMRGDWNRYSSSVYSEECLDEKGDGLALDDVTVKVEGDAPLTWNEVETHLGEGHSQGNSSDFLDYRENLETNLNVTTNSSLHSVSMSMAPSDSQGLFDQVLNSNDQRSKARGGGAKTGGKEKRFLCMFCNKGFSCPQKVEIHQRVHTGEKPYSCTQCHMRFAHAGNLKRHQRVHTGEKPYSCQQCEKRFSHQHHLKMHLKVHTGERPFRE is encoded by the exons ATGGCTAACTGtgtggtttttcacactcaaatagcctccatcatggaggtgctagcgaatgcagccgtggcagatatctgtaaactcgtagacgacgactatgcagtgtttcgtttggaaatgactcgaagccagaaagaaaacagggcATTGCGGAGGAAACTACACCTATTGGAACCAAAGGTTGCACGGGAGCGTGCAGATAGAACAACGCGAGAGCGCGTCCTCGCCAGTCGTCCCAGTAGTGTCAAGATCCTCGACCGAAACAGAGGAATGGCAAGAG GTGAAGGACATCTCACTGGAGGCTACATGAGCTTTGTGAAGCAAGCGGGACACAAAACATGTAGAGATGACCAACCAATCACTGTTGACGAGGGGAGTAGAACCTCAACCCAGCACGTTATCGTGATAGAA CCTGCAGATGCAGAGGCTGCAGGTCCTGGGGTCAAGctggagaggtctgaaggagaggaggacccacGACACAGCAGAAACATCCAGACTGGAGCGGCTAGAGTGCCTCCTGTAACCACAGAGGATCCCTCCACCACCCTAGTGCCGCCCAGGATCCGACGCAGCATCACAGAGGACAGTGGAACGCAGGACACCATCctcaagtcagagacagacacttTAACTGTAACAGAAAGGATTTTACACACCAGATCTGACCCAGAGATACTGGGGCTGGGGGGACTGGGCTGTCGTTCTTCTCCCAGCTCAGAGTATTTACTTTACGGTAACCTGAGGACGGTTCTGTCCCATCAGGACTCAGGTAACTCATTACAGACTGGCAATGATCCATCTTGTTCTTACACTGCCGAGACAGGGATGATACCTGGTGACATGCCTGTGGGCTTAGATACACAGACTAATCCAATGAGAGGAGACTGGAAccggtacagtagtagtgtatatTCTGAAGAGTGCCTAGATGAGAAAGGGGATGGTCTGGCCTTAGATGACGTGACTGTGAAAGTGGAGGGCGACGCTCCTCTGACATGGAATGAAGTTGAGACTCATTTAGGAGAAGGACACTCGCAGGGCAACAGCAGTGACTTCTTAGACTACAGGGAAAACTTAGAGACAAATCTAAATGTCACAACCAATTCCTCTTTACACTCAGTGTCCATGTCGATGGCACCTTCCGATTCACAAGGCCTATTCGatcaggtattgaactcaaaCGACCAAAGATCCAAGGCTCGGGGAGGGGGAGCAAAAACAGGCGGTAAAGAGAAGcggttcctctgcatgttctgtaacaaaggcttcagctgccctcagaaggtggagatccaccagagggtccacacaggggaaaAACCCtacagctgtacccagtgtcacatgcgGTTTGCCCATGCTGGCAACCtaaagaggcaccagagggtccacacaggggagaaaccctacagctgCCAACAGTGTGAGAAGCGGTTCTCCCACCAGCACCATctgaagatgcacctgaaggtccacacggGAGAGAGGCCATTCAGAGAGTAA